The Pseudomonas sp. IAC-BECa141 genome contains the following window.
CCAACGCAGCGTCGAGCCGCAGGGGCTGCGTCTGCTGCATTGCGCCGCACGCCTGGCGCCCGCGCTGGCGTCGCTGCAACTGCCTGCTGCGCGCATTGCCCTGACCGCCGCCATTCCGGAAGTGGACGCGCCTAGTCCGTGCTGGGATGCAGTGCAGGCGATCCTCGAACAGCCGCACAAACAGCTGTCGCAACTGTTGGCCAACACCCCGCCATTGCATGCGTTGACGCTACTCAACAGCAGTGTGATGGCTTACGTGGCCGAGGCGCTGAATTGCCATGGTCCGATGGGCGGCTTCTGCTCCCAGGACAATGCCGGGCTCGATGCGTTGATCGAGGCCTGCCAGCAAATTGCCGAACAACACGCCGATGCGGCGCTGGTGGTCAGCAGCAGTCCGAACCTGACACCGGCCCTGTACCTGCGCGAGCCCGCTTTGGCGGACGAGCCGGTTTACGGTGAAGGCGCTGCGGCGCTGTTGCTCAGTTCGGCACCAGCGCAGGACGCTACGCAGATCTTGCGTGTCGCCGGGTTTGCCCGAGGATACAGCGCCGATCCGCAGCGCACGCTGGCCGTCGGCAAACGCGTGATCGAACGCGCCCTGAGCGAGGAAAAACTGCGAATGGGTGACGTTGCCAAAGTGGTGGCCAATCCCGCCGACCGGCAACTGATGAGCCTGTTTGAATCGACGCCACAACACCTGCGCAATGTCAGTGCAATGACCGGCGAACTGGGCGCCAGCGGATTGCTGACCGAGGTCGCCATGGCTTTGCACCACAGTCGCGAAGCAGGCGCTGTGCCTGGTTACACCTTGCTCGTCAGTCATGGTCGCGCCGGTCACTGGGGCGCATTGCTGTTGGCCAGTGAAACCCTGGAGAAGTACGCATGAGTGCGACACGGATTGTGATCACCGGAATGGGCGCGGTAACCGGATTCGGTTTCGAATGGCAGACCCTCTGGGAAAAAATGCTCGGCGCCGAACACTGCGTGCGCCCCTGGCAGCCGCAAGACCTGCAGGACAATGAGTTTCCGGTTCGCTACGCGGCGCCCGTGGACATGACGTTGTTACCCGGGCATTTGCAGGACCACCCGGCCTGGACGCTGCCCCTGGAAAAACGCAGTCGCTTTGGCTGGGTGGCTGCCACCCAGGCCGTCGCCGACAGCGGGTTGAACCCCGAGCAGTTGCGCGAGGCTGCCGTGCTGTGTGCCTCCGGGGCACCGCAACACATGCTCGCCGACATGCTCCTGACCCAGGCGCCGGACGGCGATGCAGCGGACTGGCGACACCTGATGGCGCGGGCAACAGAAGTCAGCGCCGAGGGTTCCTTGCGTCAGGCCAACGACCGTCTGGCGCGAGTGATTGCCGACGACCTCGGTTGTGAAGGCCCGGTGATCAATATCAGTAGCGCCTGTGCCGGCGCATCCCAGGCGATCGGCAATGCGTTCCAGATGATTCGTCGCGGCGAAGTGAATGTTGCCGTGGCCGGTGGTGCCGACTCGGTGCTCAACCTCGACACCATGGCCGCTTTGTACCTGCTGGGCGCAGCCTCGGGCGAGCAGCGCTGGGGCGCTGATCTGTGCCGGCCGTTCGATCGTGACCGCAGCGGTCTGATCGCCGGCGAAGGCGGCGGGTTTGTCGTATTGGAAAGTCTTGAGCATGCCCTGGCGCGAGGGGCGACCCCGTATGCCGAAGTGCTCGGTTACGGCAGCAGCCTGGATGCCTACAAGGTCACCGCACCGCAGCCAGAGGGCCGGGGCGCCGCGCTGGCCATGCAAGCGG
Protein-coding sequences here:
- a CDS encoding beta-ketoacyl synthase, which codes for MNRALYINAAAVLNAAGSECADLLATPPVPQPLAFDPQRNALVLPAPRLASDLFDRKIQRSVEPQGLRLLHCAARLAPALASLQLPAARIALTAAIPEVDAPSPCWDAVQAILEQPHKQLSQLLANTPPLHALTLLNSSVMAYVAEALNCHGPMGGFCSQDNAGLDALIEACQQIAEQHADAALVVSSSPNLTPALYLREPALADEPVYGEGAAALLLSSAPAQDATQILRVAGFARGYSADPQRTLAVGKRVIERALSEEKLRMGDVAKVVANPADRQLMSLFESTPQHLRNVSAMTGELGASGLLTEVAMALHHSREAGAVPGYTLLVSHGRAGHWGALLLASETLEKYA
- a CDS encoding beta-ketoacyl-[acyl-carrier-protein] synthase family protein — encoded protein: MSATRIVITGMGAVTGFGFEWQTLWEKMLGAEHCVRPWQPQDLQDNEFPVRYAAPVDMTLLPGHLQDHPAWTLPLEKRSRFGWVAATQAVADSGLNPEQLREAAVLCASGAPQHMLADMLLTQAPDGDAADWRHLMARATEVSAEGSLRQANDRLARVIADDLGCEGPVINISSACAGASQAIGNAFQMIRRGEVNVAVAGGADSVLNLDTMAALYLLGAASGEQRWGADLCRPFDRDRSGLIAGEGGGFVVLESLEHALARGATPYAEVLGYGSSLDAYKVTAPQPEGRGAALAMQAALDDAGLQPQQIDLINAHGTSTPLNDVAETLAIKQVFAQHKHYQTLAVSANKSQFGHLIAAAGAPECIVTALACLNDLVTPTVNLHEADERCDLDYCAGQAVSRRVDYALSNSFGFGGLNTSLALGKYREHGQ